The proteins below are encoded in one region of Hordeum vulgare subsp. vulgare chromosome 3H, MorexV3_pseudomolecules_assembly, whole genome shotgun sequence:
- the LOC123445257 gene encoding CBS domain-containing protein CBSCBSPB1-like isoform X1: MDGAGGGGGGGAHASRRSISSAAGPRRRGPSMENGHDAAARRSSATISRNTTSTVTGERTVKRLRLSKALTIPDHTTVYEACRRMAARRVDAVLLTDSNALLCGILTDKDITTRVIARELKLEETPVSKVMTRNPLFVLGDTLAVEALQKMVQGKFRHLPVVDNGEVIALLDIAKCLYDAIARMERAAEKGRAIAAAVEGVEKHWGTSVSGPNTFVETLRERMFRPSLATIISENSKVATVAPTDTVLTASKKMLELKVSSAVVAIENKPGGILTSRDILMRVIAQNLPPESTTVGKVMTQSPECATIDTPILEALHTMHDGKFLHLPVLDRDGSVVTVVDVLHITHAAIATVGNSGATGSEATSSMMQRFWDSAMSSGPLDDDDDSRSEGSTKVASEVADMGRSAFFPASGLSNTFGFKIQDKQGRMHRFNCETSSLTELITSILQRLGDDIDKSNLPQILYEDDDHDKVILSSDTDLIAAVDHARQIGWKSLRLHLDYAGVGRRKRGSVSSDFEYAGRDAWASAYGTVAAGAALVAGLGVMAYLKRAG; encoded by the exons ATGGACGGCGCcgggggcgggggaggaggaggggcgcacgCCTCCCGGAGGAGCATCTCCTCGGCCGCCGGCCCCAGGAGGAGGGGGCCGTCCATGGAGAACGGGCACGACGCCGCCGCCAGGAGGTCCTCCGCCACCATCTCCCGCAACACCACCTC GACGGTCACTGGGGAGAGAACCGTTAAGAGACTGAGACTGTCCAAGGCGCTGACTATACCGGACCACACGACTGTGTACGAGGCATGTCGGAGGATGGCCGCGCGCAGAGTCGATGCCGTTTTGCTGACCGACTCCAACGCCTTGCTCTGCGGGATCCTTACTGACAAG GACATAACCACAAGGGTTATTGCTCGTGAACTGAAGCTAGAAGAGACGCCAGTTTCCAAGGTCATGACTAGAAACCCTCTCTTTGTTCTCGGGGACACTCTCGCGGTAGAGGCATTGCAGAAAATGGTTCAAG GTAAGTTCAGACATTTACCCGTTGTGGACAACGGGGAAGTCATTGCGCTACTGGACATAGCCAAGTGCCTATATGATGCTATTGCACGAATGGAAAGGGCAGCTGAGAAAGGAAGAGCAATCGCTGCTGCTGTTGAGGGTGTTGAGAAGCATTGGGGAACATCTGTATCTG GTCCAAACACTTTTGTTGAAACTCTTCGTGAACGGATGTTTAGGCCATCACTGGCAACAATTATATCTGAGAATTCAAA AGTGGCCACTGTTGCACCAACTGACACTGTGTTGACTGCATCCAAAAAGATGCTTGAACTAAAAGTAAGTTCAGCAGTTGTTGCGATTGAAAACAAGCCTGGCGGGATTCTGAC CTCAAGAGATATATTGATGCGTGTTATAGCCCAAAATCTTCCACCTGAGTCTACTACAGTCGGGAAG GTCATGACCCAGAGTCCAGAATGTGCCACGATTGACACCCCGATCCTTGAAGCCCTACACacaatgcatgatggaaaatttCTGCATTTGCCTGTTCTAGACAGGG ATGGGAGTGTTGTAACGGTTGTTGATGTCCTTCACATAACTCATGCTGCAATTGCAACG GTTGGAAACAGTGGAGCAACAGGCTCTGAGGCGACTTCTTCCATGATGCAGAGGTTCTGGGATTCAGCAATGTCAAGTGGGccgcttgatgatgatgatgattccagAAG TGAAGGATCAACTAAGGTGGCATCCGAGGTAGCAGATATGGGAAGATCAGCCTTCTTTCCGGCTTCAGGCTTATCAAACACTTTTGGGTTCAAGATTCAGGACAAACAAGGCAGGATGCACAGATTTAACTGTG AGACGAGTAGTCTGACAGAATTGATAACGTCCATTCTGCAAAGACTTGGCGACGACATTGATAAATCGAACCTACCTCAAATTCTG TATGAAGATGATGATCACGATAAAGTCATACTCTCATCAGACACGGACCTTATAGCGGCTGTGGACCATGCAAGACAAATCGGTTGGAAG AGCTTGAGGCTGCACTTGGATTATGCCGGTGTTGGCCGCCGGAAGCGAGGATCCGTCTCGTCGGACTTCGAGTACGCCGGAAGGGACGCGTGGGCCTCCGCGTACGGCACCGTCGCGGCCGGCGCGGCCCTGGTGGCCGGCCTCGGCGTGATGGCTTACCTGAAAAGAGCCGGCTAA
- the LOC123445257 gene encoding CBS domain-containing protein CBSCBSPB1-like isoform X2, giving the protein MDGAGGGGGGGAHASRRSISSAAGPRRRGPSMENGHDAAARRTVTGERTVKRLRLSKALTIPDHTTVYEACRRMAARRVDAVLLTDSNALLCGILTDKDITTRVIARELKLEETPVSKVMTRNPLFVLGDTLAVEALQKMVQGKFRHLPVVDNGEVIALLDIAKCLYDAIARMERAAEKGRAIAAAVEGVEKHWGTSVSGPNTFVETLRERMFRPSLATIISENSKVATVAPTDTVLTASKKMLELKVSSAVVAIENKPGGILTSRDILMRVIAQNLPPESTTVGKVMTQSPECATIDTPILEALHTMHDGKFLHLPVLDRDGSVVTVVDVLHITHAAIATVGNSGATGSEATSSMMQRFWDSAMSSGPLDDDDDSRSEGSTKVASEVADMGRSAFFPASGLSNTFGFKIQDKQGRMHRFNCETSSLTELITSILQRLGDDIDKSNLPQILYEDDDHDKVILSSDTDLIAAVDHARQIGWKSLRLHLDYAGVGRRKRGSVSSDFEYAGRDAWASAYGTVAAGAALVAGLGVMAYLKRAG; this is encoded by the exons ATGGACGGCGCcgggggcgggggaggaggaggggcgcacgCCTCCCGGAGGAGCATCTCCTCGGCCGCCGGCCCCAGGAGGAGGGGGCCGTCCATGGAGAACGGGCACGACGCCGCCGCCAGGAG GACGGTCACTGGGGAGAGAACCGTTAAGAGACTGAGACTGTCCAAGGCGCTGACTATACCGGACCACACGACTGTGTACGAGGCATGTCGGAGGATGGCCGCGCGCAGAGTCGATGCCGTTTTGCTGACCGACTCCAACGCCTTGCTCTGCGGGATCCTTACTGACAAG GACATAACCACAAGGGTTATTGCTCGTGAACTGAAGCTAGAAGAGACGCCAGTTTCCAAGGTCATGACTAGAAACCCTCTCTTTGTTCTCGGGGACACTCTCGCGGTAGAGGCATTGCAGAAAATGGTTCAAG GTAAGTTCAGACATTTACCCGTTGTGGACAACGGGGAAGTCATTGCGCTACTGGACATAGCCAAGTGCCTATATGATGCTATTGCACGAATGGAAAGGGCAGCTGAGAAAGGAAGAGCAATCGCTGCTGCTGTTGAGGGTGTTGAGAAGCATTGGGGAACATCTGTATCTG GTCCAAACACTTTTGTTGAAACTCTTCGTGAACGGATGTTTAGGCCATCACTGGCAACAATTATATCTGAGAATTCAAA AGTGGCCACTGTTGCACCAACTGACACTGTGTTGACTGCATCCAAAAAGATGCTTGAACTAAAAGTAAGTTCAGCAGTTGTTGCGATTGAAAACAAGCCTGGCGGGATTCTGAC CTCAAGAGATATATTGATGCGTGTTATAGCCCAAAATCTTCCACCTGAGTCTACTACAGTCGGGAAG GTCATGACCCAGAGTCCAGAATGTGCCACGATTGACACCCCGATCCTTGAAGCCCTACACacaatgcatgatggaaaatttCTGCATTTGCCTGTTCTAGACAGGG ATGGGAGTGTTGTAACGGTTGTTGATGTCCTTCACATAACTCATGCTGCAATTGCAACG GTTGGAAACAGTGGAGCAACAGGCTCTGAGGCGACTTCTTCCATGATGCAGAGGTTCTGGGATTCAGCAATGTCAAGTGGGccgcttgatgatgatgatgattccagAAG TGAAGGATCAACTAAGGTGGCATCCGAGGTAGCAGATATGGGAAGATCAGCCTTCTTTCCGGCTTCAGGCTTATCAAACACTTTTGGGTTCAAGATTCAGGACAAACAAGGCAGGATGCACAGATTTAACTGTG AGACGAGTAGTCTGACAGAATTGATAACGTCCATTCTGCAAAGACTTGGCGACGACATTGATAAATCGAACCTACCTCAAATTCTG TATGAAGATGATGATCACGATAAAGTCATACTCTCATCAGACACGGACCTTATAGCGGCTGTGGACCATGCAAGACAAATCGGTTGGAAG AGCTTGAGGCTGCACTTGGATTATGCCGGTGTTGGCCGCCGGAAGCGAGGATCCGTCTCGTCGGACTTCGAGTACGCCGGAAGGGACGCGTGGGCCTCCGCGTACGGCACCGTCGCGGCCGGCGCGGCCCTGGTGGCCGGCCTCGGCGTGATGGCTTACCTGAAAAGAGCCGGCTAA
- the LOC123445258 gene encoding aquaporin TIP1-1-like isoform X1, which yields MTFGLVYTVYAIAVDPKKGSLGTITPIAIGFIVSANILVDDAFFGASTNPVVSFGPALVSWEWRWRRSSPTGVTGVEIDSASNRVNATAGGGAATAAGVCRG from the exons ATGACCTTCGGGCTGGTGTACACGGTGTACGCCATCGCCGTGGACCCGAAGAAGGGCAGCCTGGGCACCATCACGCCCATCGCCATCGGCTTCATCGTCAGCGCCAACATCCTGGTCGACGACGCCTTCTTCGGCGCGTCCACGAACCCCGTCGTCTCCTTCGGCCCCGCCCTCGTTAGCTGGGAGTGGCGGTGGAGGAGATCCTCACCGACGGGGGTCACCGGCGTCGAG ATCGACTCTGCCTCTAATCGGGTCAACGCGACGGCCGGGGGCGGAGCTGCGACGGCGGCTGGAGTTTGCAGGGGATGA
- the LOC123445258 gene encoding aquaporin TIP1-1-like isoform X2 gives MTFGLVYTVYAIAVDPKKGSLGTITPIAIGFIVSANILVDDAFFGASTNPVVSFGPALVSWEWRWRRSSPTGVTGVERLDCSRRTFGSGDDDG, from the exons ATGACCTTCGGGCTGGTGTACACGGTGTACGCCATCGCCGTGGACCCGAAGAAGGGCAGCCTGGGCACCATCACGCCCATCGCCATCGGCTTCATCGTCAGCGCCAACATCCTGGTCGACGACGCCTTCTTCGGCGCGTCCACGAACCCCGTCGTCTCCTTCGGCCCCGCCCTCGTTAGCTGGGAGTGGCGGTGGAGGAGATCCTCACCGACGGGGGTCACCGGCGTCGAG CGGTTGGATTGCTCGCGGCGCACTTTCGGCAGCGGGGACGACGATGGCTGA
- the LOC123445259 gene encoding uncharacterized protein LOC123445259, which yields MNGGIGGTADGAPHPSTDWGPIIVAVILFVLLSPGLLFQLPARTRVVELGNMATSAIAILVHAVIFFCILTLVVVAIGVHVYAA from the coding sequence ATGAACGGGGGCATCGGGGGCACGGCGGACGGGGCGCCTCACCCGAGCACGGACTGGGGCCCGATCATCGTGGCGGTGATCCTGTTCGTGCTGCTGTCGCCGGGGCTGCTGTTCCAGCTGCCGGCCAGGACCCGGGTGGTGGAGCTCGGCAACATGGCCACCAGCGCCATCGCCATCCTCGTCCACGCCGTCATCTTCTTCTGCATCCTCAcactcgtcgtcgtcgccatcggtGTACACGTATACGCCGCCTAG